The Torulaspora delbrueckii CBS 1146 chromosome 1, complete genome DNA segment AGGAAGTTCATCCAACTGGCGGCCAATGGCTCAAAGAGCACTATCGGTCATTCCAGAAGCGGCTGAAAGCGATCTAGAAAGGTATGAAAGATTATCATCTGCTTATGACAGGGAAAACAATCCCAGTAATACTAGTCTTGAAAACATGGACCCCAATGCACAGGCACATGTCACAGAGCTTGAGCTAACAGATACTAGACATAACGAAAGTTCATCAAGCGTGGGCAACTCTGGTGATAAGCGTAAGAAGCggaaaaagaagaagagatctaAGAAATAGATTACAGGGCTTTTCCAAAAgcaaaatgaagaaatgaCATATAATAATTATAATTTACATAGGGACTTGTTGATTTAACGTTTTTTCTTACCTCTATTCTTgttctgcttcttctttttagATGAAGTCGCTTCAGTTTGCTTAGtagtctcttcaacaacgGGAACGTATTCCTTCACATCAGTATTGACCATCAGAGTACTCAACCCGACAACATCTTTCACATGAGCCTtctttttgttcttcttaCCAAGCTTTTTAGTTACAGGCTTCATGGCCCTCTTTTCGATCTTTCCACGAGTTATTGAAACACCTCTGGGTCCCAATGCACTTAAAAGTCTCGAGACATCTTTACTCTTGTTGGTCTTAAACTTGTAATGGTTGGATAAATGTGAGTTGTGAGTCTTAAATGACACAACGGGTTTCTTTTGTGTGCTCTTAGATTTGCATTTGTAGGATATCGAGAAGATCGTTTGCGAGGGATTGGCTTCGAATAATTGCACACTGTTGGTGATAAACGTATCTATAGGCTTAACTGACATCTTGCAACTCTCCTGATGGTCTTATTCGCCTGCTCTGGTGGCTCAGTTGCACTAAGCCCACAGATGAAATATCCTGCCAAGCGGAAGtaactgaaaaattggacGCCTATTTAAATTAAGACCCGTACAGGGTCCTAGAGCAAGCAAATAAACTGAACAAGTCTAAAAAGAGCATTGGAATCCCCAGCAACTCGGATTTGGCTTGGAATTGAAATTAGGATTATCTGCTAATATAAAACCCCTCGCTGGGTGGATATGAATCAGGTTAACGAGCAAATTTCCTGTGGTTGAGCAATAGTTGAAATTCCTTGACAAGAAGAGGCTAATTGGAAACACTTCCTATTATTGTAAAGTATAATGTTTCGGAATAAGCATCATCATAAAGAGGGTTCAAAGAGCAGAGAAAGTATTAGCAAGTCCGAAGATGATCCCTTTTCGAGCGACGAAGGCGATCAGACGGATATCGTAGATTCGACAGCCATTCCAGTCGCTGCTGATAATGATAATAAGAGCACCTCCGGCTCCTCGAGTCAAGCTTCAGCTGATTTTCAGCCATTGACGTTCAATGTTAAAATaagtcaagaagaagccaatGCAAGATCAGCTGCTCAACCAATTCCGGAGACTTTACTGAAAGTGAAAGAGAAGCTTTCCAAAGGACCAGGACGAAACCATGATTCTACACTTCGGAATTTCTTGGGATCAATTGACAGAGACCAATTTGAGAGTTACTTGAAAGAGCCGCACTACAttaaagttgaaaagaaaggTAAGCATTTAAGGCAATTTAGAAGGTTGTTTTTGGCTCAACAAATGAAATCTTATgaggatgacgatgataataatgaaaaaaGTAGTAAAGGCAAGTCGAATTCTTCGAGAAGAGAGCCTTCATCAAGGGCGATTTGGGTGACAAAGTTCAGCCTAGACGGAAAATATATGGCCACGGGAAGTAAAGATGGGAGTCTTTGTATATGGAAGGTTATTGGATCCCCTGCTGAAAGATGGGagcttgatttttctcAGGAATCGCAGAAGGCCTTTAAAATGAAATCGTTAATGGTCAGACAACAATTATTAGGCGGAAGCCCAAAAGGCTCTTTGAGTGGTGATTCTAAAAGTAACCTAACAAATGAGAAACCAAACTCCAAAGTCAGCACGTCCAGTTTATATGCTCCTGTTTTTCATCCGAATCCAATCAGAAGGTTCAACGAACATACATCTGACATTTTGGACATGGACTGGTCAAAAAATAACTTCCTAGTCACATCATCTATGGATAAGTCTGTTCGCCTATGGCATCCTGAACGTTCTTCGTCCCTGACAGCTTTCTACCACCCAGATTTCGTTACTTGCGTCCTTTTCCATCCATCTGATGATCGTTTTATAATAACCGGTTGCTTGGACCACAAGTGCAGGCTGTGGTCAATCCTTGACAATGAGGTGacatttgaatttgattgtCAAGACTTAGTCACTTCAATCACGGTTTCCCCAGGAGACGGAGAGTACACGATAGTCGGTACATTCAACGGGTATGTGATAGTCCTCACAACTCGTGGCCTTGAGTTTGTATCTTCATTCCACGTCACGGATAAGGACACACAGGTGGAGGATAACCAAGATTTACTTGGACCAGGGTCGAAAACGCATCATGGCCCACGTCTGACTTGCTTGCAATGCTTCAAACCTACAAGTTACGGCTCACTTCGACTAGTAGTCACATCTAATGATTGCAGAATTCGAgtttttgatttgaagactaAAAAGTGTCTTGAAATACTTAGAGGCTTCGAGAGCGGTGTCTCACAACATCGGGCACAGTTGACGTATTGGAAAAACCAACCTTTGGTAGTGTGTGGCAGTGACGACCATTGGGTATACTCATGGAAACTTCAATCCTCAGATTCCCATGAACCCAGTAAAGAGACCTCTAAACCTCATAAGACTGGTGAAGGCTTAAGAAGATTAATTAGTAATTCGTTACATCACAACAGCGAGACTAAAAATCGGCATCATAATCCAGGTTCTTTGCATCTAAGTGATCTCTTGCCGCGCCCTCATGGCATTGCATCGTCACAGCCCATCAAAAATACCCGCTCCATCTCGTTTCATGCACATCATGCTCCTGTTACCACGGCGAACTTGGCACCACCAGAGACAAGCAAGAGTTTGTCAATGTCAAACGATTTGATCTGCGATACTTCTCTCGAATTTTACAAGGAAACGGATACTTTGGAAGTTATCGGCAGAAAGGATGATTATTCTGACGCAGACCGTGAATCTGTCTCAACCGATACTGAGCCTTTGGGATCCGCCATAGGTAGCGATTACGAAGCCAGAACTACCCCAGGTGTAGTAGAAGCTATTGGAACGATCATGGTTACCACCGATACGAAAGGTCTGATTCGAGTTTTTAGAGCAGATATGCCAAGAAACATACGAGAAAGAGTGCTAGAAAGGTTACGAGACGTTAAACACGCCAAGTTCAATAGTTCAGATTCGCTAAATTCATATTCGCAGGCCAGTGTCGGCAGTCAGGGACCTATTGGTCGATTTAACACAGCAAGCCTGATATGTCCCGTAAAATCCTGCAATACACAGCAAGCGGATGAAACGCCAGTGGGACGTCTAAGAGGTAGCTCCgtcttcaagaattcattGTTCAACTCCTCTAACGGCAGCCTGAACTCAGCCaatacttcaagagatACTAAGAGATCAGCCTCGATGGGCAAGAACGGTCCCGCCGCAGGCCTCAGGTGCGAAGTGTGCAACGGCACAAAATTTACTGCATTGTCGAACTCCGCTGCCTCTGCAAGAGAAGCAGGCTACTATTGTGCAGACTGTGGTACCATGTTGAACAACTTCAGGTAAATTAGTCGACAAGTCATATTATTTGTTGTACTGACCGGTACCGGCCCGTTGCTGGGTGCGACAGCGATAAACGCTCTTGcctgaaaaaaaaaaaaatagtgAATTTAACAAAGTTGCAGTCAGTCGTTTTGAGCCATTACTATATTATGGACGGCTCCTGTCCACTTGTTAATCGATTGCAAAATTTGTATATAGCACTCGATTGTTGTCTTATAGTCATCTTTGTCAATAGACACTCATCAAAGACTTGTAGGTTGTGTAATGTCGGAAAAAGCTAACGAAGGGAAGGTGATAGAGAAGAGCGCTGCTCAAAAGATCAGCAAGTTTGGTTCTTTTACTGCAGGTGGATTGGCAGCATGTATTGCCGTTACTGTAACGAATCCGATCGAGTTGGTCAAGATCAGAATGCAATTGCAAGGTGAATTATCTTCCAGCTTGCAGAGAACTTATAAGAACCCAGTTCAGGGTATGGGAGtcattttcaagaatgaagGTATTAGAGGTTTGCAAAAAGGTCTAGTGGCTGCTTATATTTACCAAATATGTTTGAACGGATCAAGATTGGGATTTTACGAGCCATTGAGAGGAGTCATGAACAAAACTTTTTACCCAGAGGAAGAACCACACAAAGTTCAAAATGTTACCATTAATGTTGTCTCTGGTGCGGCATCTGGTATTATAGGTGCTGTTTTAGGGTCCCCTCTGTTTTTGGTTAAGACTAGATTACAATCCTACTCTGATGTCGTCAAGATTGGTGAACAAACGCACTACACCGGTGTGTGGAATGGTCTTAAGACTATCTTCCAAAAGGAAGGTTTCATGGGTCTATACCGTGGTGTCGATGCAGCCATCTTGAGAACCGGTGCTGGCTCTTCGGTCCAATTGCCCATCTACAATACAGCCAAGCACTTCCTACTCAATCATGATATAATGAAGGATGGTACAGGTCTACATTTGACAGCTAGTACAATCTCTGGTCTTGGTGTCGCTGTTGTGATGAACCCATGGGATGTTATCTTGACCAGAATTTATAATCAAAAAGGTGATCTATACAAGGGTCCATTGGATTGTTTCATCAAGACTGTCAGAATCGAAGGTGTGTCAGCTCTTTACAAAGGTTTCGAAGCGCAAGTGTTCAGAATCGCACCTCATACCATCATATGTCTGACGATGATGGAGCAGACCATGAAGTTGGTTTACTCCATCGAGAGACAAGTTTTGGGTCACTGATCATAGGTCATTTCCCATCATAACAAAAGCATCAATTCATTATAGAGACTGTGTAGACTATACCAATCATAAATGTACAAGTTAGACATGTTTGAGTCAAATTTTATCGGGGCGGCTATTTCAGGGTTGAAGATCTTGAGGCCTATCTCAAACATTCAACATAAGTGAGCCTTACATTATCAATCTCTAGAGACAGGTATTGAAGTATACCTCCAAGATGAGGATTCCCAAGGGTATTAGAAATCGTTTGACAGGTCCAAGGGCTGAGAGAAGTGAACTTACTAGGGTGGAAGCATGtttcaagtttatcaaagatgagCTCATGGTGATTTTGATCTGGATTGCATCGATTAAACTGTTTGTGATACTGTATCGACAATTACAGAATGTGTTGATTGGTGTGGTTAGAGTGGGGCCAGTTCCTAGACATGTGTCTTTCATTATGGATGGTAATCGACGTTACGCCAAAGGACGCGGTATGTCGGTTAAAAGAGGTCATGAAGCAGGAGGATTGGCCTTATTAAACCTTTGTTACGCTTGCAAGAATATTGGAATCAAATGTGTATCTGCATATGCATTCtctattgaaaatttcaatagaCCCAAGGAAGAAGTGGATAATTTATACAACATGTTTGCTGTGAAGTTAGACGAGTTTGCTCAAAGGGCTAACAGTTTCAAGGATCCATTGTATGGAGCACGCATCAGGATCGTTGGTGATCATTCGCTAGTGTCCCAGGAGATGAGGGATAAGATAAAAAATGTTGAGAAACTCACCAAGGATGGTGCTGATTTCACATTATACATTTGTTTCCCATacacttcaagaaatgatATCTACCATACAGTCCATGATTCTATCgagaaatctttgaaggagaaatCAGATCTCGGAAAATTCACAGTCTCTGCCTTCACTGAGCGGATGTACCTTGATGACTTTTCGAACAAATGTGATTTGCTTATTAGAACTAGTGGTCATATGAGGTTGTCTGATTACATGTTGTGGCAATCTCATGAGAACTCTGATATTCAGTTTACTTCGACT contains these protein-coding regions:
- the SRP21 gene encoding signal recognition particle subunit SRP21 (similar to Saccharomyces cerevisiae SRP21 (YKL122C); ancestral locus Anc_2.449), with amino-acid sequence MSVKPIDTFITNSVQLFEANPSQTIFSISYKCKSKSTQKKPVVSFKTHNSHLSNHYKFKTNKSKDVSRLLSALGPRGVSITRGKIEKRAMKPVTKKLGKKNKKKAHVKDVVGLSTLMVNTDVKEYVPVVEETTKQTEATSSKKKKQNKNRGKKKR
- the DGR2 gene encoding Dgr2p (similar to Saccharomyces cerevisiae YKL121W and YMR102C; ancestral locus Anc_2.450), encoding MFRNKHHHKEGSKSRESISKSEDDPFSSDEGDQTDIVDSTAIPVAADNDNKSTSGSSSQASADFQPLTFNVKISQEEANARSAAQPIPETLLKVKEKLSKGPGRNHDSTLRNFLGSIDRDQFESYLKEPHYIKVEKKGKHLRQFRRLFLAQQMKSYEDDDDNNEKSSKGKSNSSRREPSSRAIWVTKFSLDGKYMATGSKDGSLCIWKVIGSPAERWELDFSQESQKAFKMKSLMVRQQLLGGSPKGSLSGDSKSNLTNEKPNSKVSTSSLYAPVFHPNPIRRFNEHTSDILDMDWSKNNFLVTSSMDKSVRLWHPERSSSLTAFYHPDFVTCVLFHPSDDRFIITGCLDHKCRLWSILDNEVTFEFDCQDLVTSITVSPGDGEYTIVGTFNGYVIVLTTRGLEFVSSFHVTDKDTQVEDNQDLLGPGSKTHHGPRLTCLQCFKPTSYGSLRLVVTSNDCRIRVFDLKTKKCLEILRGFESGVSQHRAQLTYWKNQPLVVCGSDDHWVYSWKLQSSDSHEPSKETSKPHKTGEGLRRLISNSLHHNSETKNRHHNPGSLHLSDLLPRPHGIASSQPIKNTRSISFHAHHAPVTTANLAPPETSKSLSMSNDLICDTSLEFYKETDTLEVIGRKDDYSDADRESVSTDTEPLGSAIGSDYEARTTPGVVEAIGTIMVTTDTKGLIRVFRADMPRNIRERVLERLRDVKHAKFNSSDSLNSYSQASVGSQGPIGRFNTASLICPVKSCNTQQADETPVGRLRGSSVFKNSLFNSSNGSLNSANTSRDTKRSASMGKNGPAAGLRCEVCNGTKFTALSNSAASAREAGYYCADCGTMLNNFR
- the OAC1 gene encoding Oac1p (similar to Saccharomyces cerevisiae OAC1 (YKL120W); ancestral locus Anc_2.451) gives rise to the protein MSEKANEGKVIEKSAAQKISKFGSFTAGGLAACIAVTVTNPIELVKIRMQLQGELSSSLQRTYKNPVQGMGVIFKNEGIRGLQKGLVAAYIYQICLNGSRLGFYEPLRGVMNKTFYPEEEPHKVQNVTINVVSGAASGIIGAVLGSPLFLVKTRLQSYSDVVKIGEQTHYTGVWNGLKTIFQKEGFMGLYRGVDAAILRTGAGSSVQLPIYNTAKHFLLNHDIMKDGTGLHLTASTISGLGVAVVMNPWDVILTRIYNQKGDLYKGPLDCFIKTVRIEGVSALYKGFEAQVFRIAPHTIICLTMMEQTMKLVYSIERQVLGH
- the SRT1 gene encoding ditrans,polycis-polyprenyl diphosphate synthase (similar to Saccharomyces cerevisiae SRT1 (YMR101C); ancestral locus Anc_2.452), with amino-acid sequence MRIPKGIRNRLTGPRAERSELTRVEACFKFIKDELMVILIWIASIKLFVILYRQLQNVLIGVVRVGPVPRHVSFIMDGNRRYAKGRGMSVKRGHEAGGLALLNLCYACKNIGIKCVSAYAFSIENFNRPKEEVDNLYNMFAVKLDEFAQRANSFKDPLYGARIRIVGDHSLVSQEMRDKIKNVEKLTKDGADFTLYICFPYTSRNDIYHTVHDSIEKSLKEKSDLGKFTVSAFTERMYLDDFSNKCDLLIRTSGHMRLSDYMLWQSHENSDIQFTSTLWPDFGFIKFYLMLLRWSFFTSIQRYADAGFSIREKVISFIPFLANKKIALDSLPTAPLAVSITGEHD